From the genome of Eptesicus fuscus isolate TK198812 chromosome 24, DD_ASM_mEF_20220401, whole genome shotgun sequence, one region includes:
- the PPP1R12B gene encoding protein phosphatase 1 regulatory subunit 12B isoform X3, whose protein sequence is MSSLYTRSKEFPRSRKSTSDSPPATPSPTAKTLRHERLSRLESGGSNPTASDSYGDRTSARARREAREARLASLASRGDEDSSRDYKKLYEGALTENQKLKTKLQEAQLELADVKSRLEKVAQQKQEKTPDRSSLLEVEKRERRALERKMSEMEEEMKVLTELKSDNQRLKDENGALIRVISKLSK, encoded by the exons ATGTCCTCTCTGTACACCCGGAGCAAGGAGTTCCCTCGGAGCAGGAAGTCTACGTCGGACTCGCCCCCCGCCACTCCCTCCCCGACTGCCAAGACGCTCCGA CACGAGAGACTTTCTAG GTTGGAGTCTGGAGGCAGCAACCCCACGGCCAGCGACTCCTATGGGGACCGGACCTCGGCGAGAGCACGCAGGGAGGCGCGGGAGgcccgcctggccagcctggccagccgcGGGGACGAGGACAGCAGCAGGGACTATAAGAAG ctctaCGAGGGCGCCCTGACCGAAAACCAGAAGCTGAAGACCAAGCTGCAGGAGGCCCAGCTGGAGTTGGCAGATGTCAAGTCCAGGCTGGAGAAGGTGGCCCag CAGAAACAGGAGAAGACGCCCGACAGGTCCTCGCTGCTGGAGGTGGAGAAGCGG GAGCGGCGGGCCCTGGAGCGGAAGATGTCcgagatggaggaggagatgaAG GTGTTAACAGAGCTGAAGTCCGACAACCAGAGGCTAAAAGATGAGAATGGCGCCCTCATCCGGGTCATCAGCAAACTGTCCAAGTAG
- the PPP1R12B gene encoding protein phosphatase 1 regulatory subunit 12B isoform X2, which yields MDRDESEEAGVDDPGAGGLSVRERRRPRERRRGTGISFWTKDEEEADGSEEVKEARHERLSRLESGGSNPTASDSYGDRTSARARREAREARLASLASRGDEDSSRDYKKLYEGALTENQKLKTKLQEAQLELADVKSRLEKVAQQKQEKTPDRSSLLEVEKRERRALERKMSEMEEEMKNLHQLKQIQTLKQMNAQLQAENRALARVVARLSASMESAQSQEL from the exons ATGGACAGAGACG AGAGTGAAGAGGCAGGTGTGGACGACCCGGGCGCCGGGGGGCTGTCCGTCCGCGAGCGGAGGCGGCCCCGGGAGCGGCGGAGAGGCACGGGCATCAGCTTCTGGACGAAGGAC GAGGAGGAAGCTGATGGCTCTGAAGAGGTGAAGGAAGCGAGG CACGAGAGACTTTCTAG GTTGGAGTCTGGAGGCAGCAACCCCACGGCCAGCGACTCCTATGGGGACCGGACCTCGGCGAGAGCACGCAGGGAGGCGCGGGAGgcccgcctggccagcctggccagccgcGGGGACGAGGACAGCAGCAGGGACTATAAGAAG ctctaCGAGGGCGCCCTGACCGAAAACCAGAAGCTGAAGACCAAGCTGCAGGAGGCCCAGCTGGAGTTGGCAGATGTCAAGTCCAGGCTGGAGAAGGTGGCCCag CAGAAACAGGAGAAGACGCCCGACAGGTCCTCGCTGCTGGAGGTGGAGAAGCGG GAGCGGCGGGCCCTGGAGCGGAAGATGTCcgagatggaggaggagatgaAG AACCTCCACCAGCTCAAACAGATCCAAACCCTGAAGCAGATGAACGCGCAGCTGCAGGCTGAGAACAGGGCGCTGGCCCGCGTGGTGGCCCGGCTCTCGGCGTCCATGGAGTCCGCGCAGTCCCAGGAGCTCTAG